From the genome of Solanum lycopersicum chromosome 12, SLM_r2.1:
TACATAATTGtatttgggttattgttgacAAAATGACCATGTCCGCTCACTTCATACTAGTgaaatatatttacaaaaatgaaaattatgcaTAAACTTATATTGATGAGGTAGTGAGATGGCATAGGATTCCTCTGTCTATCATCTCGTATAGGGGAGCCAAATTTACTTCTATTTTCGGAGATCTTTCCAAAAAGGATTGGGAACACAGGTGAAGCTTAGTAGAGCTTTTCATCTACAGGAGGATGGACAAGACGAGCATACCATCAAGACCCTTAAAGTCATGCTCATAGCATGTGTTAATGAATTAAATGGGAGTTGGATAATCATTTGCCGCTTATAGAGTTCTCTTACAATAAAAGCTACCATTCTAGAATTTGGATGGAATCTTTTTAAGCACTATATGGCTGAATATGTAAGAATCCGGTTTGGTGGTTTGAGCAAGGATAATCTGCCATCCTTGGTCCTGAGACGTACATGAGGCTATAGAGATGGTGATGATGATTAGAGATAGTTTGTCTACTGCAAACAGTCTTCAAAAATTATATGCCAATAATAGAAAGAGAGCTTTAGAGTTTAAGGTAGGTCATcaggtctatttgaagatatcacccattaaaggggtgatgaggtttggtaagaaaggtaagttgagtccgaggtatataGGCCCTTATGAGGTCTTGCAGCAAGTAGGAAATGTTGACTACAAATCGCAGTTATCTAAAGATTTGGCTTCTGTTCATCCACTGTTTTACCTTTCAATGTTTAAGAAGTTTCTAGGTGATCTAACATCCATCCTTCTTGTTGAGGGGTTAGGAGTTGATGAGATTCTATCTTATGCAAAGGTTCcaattgaaattttagatcCTCAAGTGAAGCGACTGAGGAACAAAGATATTATCGTGAAAGTTCTCTGGcggaaccaccttgttgagggtgcaacgTGTGTGGCCGAGGCTGACATGCGATCTCGTTATCCTCATTTGTTCAGTTCATAAAGTTGGATATTCTTTTCCTAAAGTGTGATTCATGTTTAAAAAACTTTATGTTCTAAATAATGTAGTCAACATAGTGTAATATGTAACTAATCATATGTTTTGATATAACACTATATGAGTTAGAACGTAGTTATGTTTACAATCTACGTTGCCATTTTTGTGAAGCACAGGCGTGTTTTCTATGTTGCATGAATTGTGTTGTGAATTTATTTAAGTGTGAATGAAAAGGAAATTCAAATTACAAGAATGAAGCCTTAGATATATTATCATGATATGCACCACCCAAATAAGTGTTGATCAAATGTTCCCAAAAGAGAAAGGTTTAAGTATGATGaagtaaatttcaaaaatcaccctctttgtTTAATTGATATGTAGTGTAATTGGGGtttgaatgttcctaaggggggtaTAATGTGAAAACCCAAAAACGACTATGCTAAGTAAGGCCTTAACATACATAGAATGCTTAGGTTAGACCGGGTATACACTTATTGATGCGCGTGGAACCAGACCTCTGTACCTATCCACCATCCAAGCCAACCAAATTTTGGAGATGTTTGAGCTAAGCAGGGTTTGTTCCAGCCATGAAGTGTACCAGAATACTAGGATTCACCAAGATGAGTCTTAACCGGACTTATAGGGTTAGCCCTAGTATTTATAAATTCTAGGGGTATAAAGGTAATTTTGGGGCTAGGGGTAGTATAGTAACTACCATTGGATGAGATTgaattatttaagtaaatttgtTAATTAGTCAAAATCAAATCTCGGTCGTCAAACCCGAGATTGACCCTACCTCCACACTACGGTTGGAGCCGAGTTGGAGGAAATAAGGGCACAAATTAGTAGATTTAAAAACTAGAGAAAGTAAGGAGGGGAATTATCAATAACTATATCTATATTTTATAATCTgattttacaattttaattGTGCTGAATAAGTCAACAACAATTCCCACAAAATGGGCGCAGGACTCCCACTAGGAGTGTGCTTCATGCCCACTCTTAATTCTTTATATTAATCCTAAAAAGATTTTCAGCTATATCTCACAATTAAAATACAGAAAATAAACTTAAACTCACATTCCTAAAAGTATTCTTGGATGCATCCATCAAAAACAAAAGTATAAATTCGTACGCCTCGGTGTTTTAAGTAAAGAACTTCTTTTGGGAACAAGAATCAAAGCTCGGAAGAAAGGTTTGTGTGTGGATGGAAAGGTGTGATTGTGTCTTGTTGTAAAGGGTGAAAAGGTAAGGGTTTTCttatctcttggtccctttccaaATAGTTCCCTTAGGTTTAGTTTAAATCCAATTGAATACTAAGGTTGTCCGTGGTTGCATGCCCTTGTGCTTTGATCCTATGAACGAACTGATGCACGCGTTGGTATGAATTATGGAATATTACTTTAGAATGATTGCTATTTAGTGAAATTTATGTTACGGgctgtttatgatttcttatgtACATCAGAATGTTTAGTGTCATATGTGCAAAAAACATGTTGTTTTTTCCGTAATTGTATTTTTACAGTTAACTTGAAGAAAATGGTGAATTATGCATTATGCAATGTAGTGTGTTTAGCATACAAAAGAAATCGTGATAATCATGAATAAGAAAGTTAAAGTGAAATCCTTAATGAATTTGTTAAAAGCATACGTAAAACTATGAGTTAAAGGTCTAGGCTAAATGTAAGAAAGTGAATTAAAACATTTTGTTAAACGGATATTGTTTCAGCTAGTCACTCATATATATGAAGAGGAATTAATTCCTTGTATAGTGAATCTTGAAAATATAATGTCCTAATACTAAGAGATTAAGCCttcaagtaaaagaaaagaaaatagggtGAGATAGGGGATTCGAACTAGGGCAGGTTTAAAGAAGccttaaataaaaacaaacaaaaaaaatagtgagGGAGGGGGGATTCAAACTCGGCTCGTTGTCCAAGGGTGAGAGATACATAAATCTatccaaaataatataataaggtTAAGACAATTGAAATTCGATCTCAGATCCTCTTGGGTGAAATACATGAAGTCACCtagcaaattaaataatttaaaaaaaatcaaatgctGCCTAAGGGATTCGAACATGGGTTCTTGACTAAAATATTGAGACACATTAACATAAAATGGAATGTACACACTAGGGATTGAAATTGGGTCCCATGGATGACTGTGTAAAATGCATATGTCTTACACAACATATATTTCGATTTTCACGAAACATTATTCAATTGTGAGTAACCTGAAATGGGCAAGACCACGAGCTAATGGTAAGATTAATAAATGAACATTTACGTAATGAGGTCAGTAATTATATTATACTATGATTCTAATGAGAATggtaataacatgataaaagGCTAAGATGAATGGTGAGACAAGTTTAAACCAAACGTAAGTAAAGGTCACcaaaaagtactcacctaagagagtgttgaacAATAAGAGACAAGTGTCAACCAAattctatatgtaagtgtaaggacaattcatcCTTAATACGTAAAGaaaagatgagaaatcatctaatgagttATGAATACctctgatacgctcaaacttacttctcaaataagaaataaagtgatcgtatcaagtaaagaaccacaCTATTAAGtttaggatcgttcccacgaggaaaatactTCAGAcataacttcaatctattagtACTACTATTTagtaattattaacatagaaaacaaagacaataaaaggggggtttttatttctaaatgaatgaaaataattagccAAATGAATgtagacaactaacagattcaaatgtttgAGTTTAATCAGTTAAATACAAGTAACTGGGGCTTAAGTGTTCCTTATAGGTTCCTAACTTGTTAATTCTTACTATAAAATTCATTcgtagtatcttgcatgtaaagtgataagttaggtatttctaaatcctttgtttggcatctagaaaatatcACTCTGCAGCTTgttccggctacgtgtgttacaatactaacccttacctttacctcatattaagcattttattcgatatttaactaaattattacctcgtaccaataaattctagcctatttaATAGCAttcactaaatctatgttgataattgtGTTCCTATTATCTACGTCCTttgtccagcaagtagcattaaggcgagttgtAACGTTTTCCATccttaaaaagacttctaagcgaaagaattattaatacatgcaaaacactattctagaattgctatgttagttagattttatcttattattaacccatggttcccacaacccttgttatgaattttagttacctatagtcataatcacaatattcatatatatgatatgagaattcatgaacttacttcaatgagaaataataaaatccagaaatttacttgattaatcgacaaaatcaccaacaatcaactcaagagaaaagtgtaacaatcaaaAGTGTAAGATACAAATTAATCTActaacaaagaatctaacataaaagtgttTTTCCAATAAAGAGTCTAAgtccaaaaatgaggtttttcgaactattcataaaagaacaaaaaccTATGAAAAGTAGGACTCTATTTGTTGAAAATAtatcaaaacgcggctgggtcaacGGACTCGCGACGAgtcatcgtggtcacgatgggccttcatggactccgtcgtcccatactttgcaaattctttAGCGGCTCTCTTCATAACCCTCGATGGTAGGTATGATGGATCATCACTGGAACAATGGTCCATCGTAgatctccgttccataacacttaaactcatGGAATTTGGGTACTTCGACTACTTCTTTGATCATCAAGACGAACAAGCAAGACGGATCGACATGGTTGCGATTGTCTGTCATGCACTTTGTAAGCCCACATTTGGTCaaattccccatcttccttcagcagcttcaatAAGCTGCAagcaacggaccgtcacatgcacgacggaccatcccatgctccgtaggtggtaacttttctgcatttcttgctcaaaaacattagcgttcatctttagacagatttcctgcaaataaagagaaacttacataaaaattaatacaaaaatgcTTTTGTACAAACACTaagcttaaggaaaaagcattaaaaataccgtgaaaccacgttATATTaataccctcaacttaaattcgttgtttctTCTCAAGAGACGCAATATGACctaatacaaaatctttgtacaatagtatcaaTGTTTTATATTTCGCAATCATAtgactatcaatcccgatcGGTCTCATAacatttatgcatgttatcactattaggctggAATTATGTGAAATCAGACTATGACACAGACTCAGCACACattgacacctatcctcttcaatttcacatagaggtgctaatatttacggtattgcaactagtgtcctcacatCAAATCAACATCCtcattttccaaaaaaagatTTCAATTTGTGTATGAgtattacttttcaacactcactctaaGTACAAATTCAAAACTCAtacatacatattgccataaggttgcccttattttcacagctttaagttcgctatacaactcttaggatcacgataggactttcttagcttgtaacataggatcAGGGtgaggtagggtatatttaggtatactctagtaacttttttccctccttgacatatcggatAAACATACCTCTtttcctcattttattttacccaatttctcatattcttttaccttgctattttcccgtATTTCTCCATTTGTGTAAGTGaatatcttcttttcttgcttgaatttattatattttattttatttcacttttcttttaaCTGATTCTGGAGTCACTtaacttttgttctttctatctctctgttctttcaacccaactttccagagcattcatCATAATAGaaaccctcaactcatggctttggcATAAGTCAatgtacacaatacccaaagatGGGTCAGGtccataaaaaggttgtttactgcattagccccCCTCAACTTATGGTTTTGGCATAAGCTATGATGCATATGTCCAAGGAAGGACCTAGGtcaacaaattattttaaaaaaagatcagttgaggtgaaaaagaaaggtctagtttaagctcaaatcatttgaatcaaagagggattaatttcatttagttttttattcaggttaaaaattggctatattgaacaaggtcctatgatcctttcctaattgtctattagaacatacttttagcaggactatctagtcaagttctagctcagttcaaatagtggactattcaaatcctcctcacactcacttgacatgtcattactctaccagattatcagacaccttgttcgaattttagacttagggtcatgcattGGTgaatctctatgtcatgcttagaaacacacatttatcaaatactatgcctagtcatgcatcattttcatttcatcaggatatcattttagccatcatgcttcagagttaaactatgtacacaagatatagccATGCAGGttcaacaataagaataatcagtctcttggggaaaaaaaccacaggaaagaaaaccccaaaagaggatagtgaattgggatactcaaacttcaccttaGAACTAAACTTTCCAATTACCCAACccacaacaaaaagacatgcaattatcctcaatgtaaaaataaatgacatatgatagtggtaggtgaagcaaaccttgGGCGCAAAgagccgacgatcagcaagtaGGTGGGTCTGGTTCCAAAAAACCTACTACATTTGTAATCAGGACACCCTCAATAGCTTCCTCATCAGCAACGGCACTATCAGCATTGCATCCCTCTATCGCCATAT
Proteins encoded in this window:
- the LOC109119102 gene encoding uncharacterized protein, with translation MVMMIRDSLSTANSLQKLYANNRKRALEFKVGHQVYLKISPIKGVMRFGKKGKLSPRYIGPYEVLQQVGNVDYKSQLSKDLASVHPLFYLSMFKKFLGDLTSILLVEGLGVDEILSYAKVPIEILDPQVKRLRNKDIIVKVLWRNHLVEGATCVAEADMRSRYPHLFSS